In Cupriavidus taiwanensis, the following are encoded in one genomic region:
- the bfr gene encoding bacterioferritin, translating into MKSDKKVIQLLNTQLRHELTAINQYFLHARMYRHWGLRALGKHEYEESIEEMKHADKLIERILLLDGLPNLQDLDKLLVGENTEEMLGCDLKLELVSQASCKDAIKYFESVGDYVSRQLVVDILEDTEEHIDWLEAQLELVRKVGVQNYIQSAMGELED; encoded by the coding sequence ATGAAGAGCGACAAAAAGGTAATCCAGTTGCTGAACACGCAGCTGCGGCATGAGCTGACCGCGATCAACCAGTATTTCCTGCATGCCCGCATGTATCGGCACTGGGGACTGCGCGCGCTGGGCAAGCACGAGTACGAGGAATCGATCGAGGAAATGAAGCACGCCGACAAGCTGATCGAACGGATCTTGCTGCTCGATGGCTTGCCCAACCTGCAGGACCTCGACAAGCTGCTGGTCGGCGAGAACACCGAAGAGATGCTCGGCTGCGACCTGAAGCTGGAGCTGGTATCGCAGGCCAGCTGCAAGGACGCGATCAAGTATTTCGAATCGGTCGGCGATTATGTCTCGCGCCAGCTGGTGGTCGATATTCTCGAAGACACCGAAGAACATATCGACTGGCTCGAGGCGCAGCTGGAGCTGGTGCGCAAGGTCGGGGTGCAGAACTACATCCAGTCCGCCATGGGCGAACTGGAGGACTAA